In Allomuricauda ruestringensis DSM 13258, the following proteins share a genomic window:
- the mobA gene encoding molybdenum cofactor guanylyltransferase, producing MLNPSNLTGIILAGGKSTRMGKDKAFLILEDKPFISHIVETVKQCAENVLIISNNQKLDSLGVTRHADLIPNLGPIGGIYTGLTLSSAEFNLVVACDTPFLSKETIDVLIDGIDDGHDGFIVQYEDVPMPLIGIYRKSSIACFKEAIDEGKLGLQKLLATMQTKIIVLPKSHSKSVWNINTLEDFKTIKKLKKET from the coding sequence ATGCTGAATCCTTCAAATTTGACGGGTATTATTTTAGCGGGTGGAAAAAGTACCCGTATGGGCAAGGATAAGGCTTTTTTGATCCTTGAGGACAAACCATTTATCTCCCATATTGTAGAAACAGTAAAACAATGTGCTGAAAATGTCCTTATTATATCAAACAATCAAAAACTGGATAGCTTGGGTGTAACAAGGCATGCTGACTTGATTCCCAATCTTGGTCCCATAGGTGGCATTTATACTGGTCTGACCCTCTCAAGCGCCGAGTTTAACCTTGTTGTTGCCTGTGACACCCCGTTTTTGAGCAAGGAAACCATTGATGTTTTGATTGATGGTATTGATGACGGGCATGATGGCTTTATCGTACAATATGAAGATGTACCTATGCCATTGATCGGTATCTACAGAAAAAGTAGCATAGCTTGCTTTAAGGAGGCCATTGATGAGGGAAAGCTAGGCCTGCAAAAACTACTGGCAACCATGCAAACCAAAATCATTGTATTGCCCAAGTCCCACTCCAAGTCAGTATGGAATATTAACACGCTGGAGGATTTTAAAACAATCAAAAAACTTAAAAAAGAAACTTAA
- a CDS encoding DUF7009 family protein encodes MKIRIKGNSIRYRLTKTEVETFCKTGSYKETTNFGNSVFTYQLKAKKGIDVLEASFEENTITLYLTDKERSGWATSDRIGFSGTMDLPDGKQLSLLVEKDFVCLDETIEDQSDNYPNPKSDTTKC; translated from the coding sequence ATGAAAATTAGGATTAAAGGAAATTCAATACGATATAGATTGACCAAGACTGAGGTAGAAACTTTTTGCAAAACAGGTTCGTACAAGGAAACTACAAATTTTGGAAATAGTGTGTTTACCTACCAACTAAAAGCAAAAAAAGGAATTGATGTACTTGAGGCTTCTTTTGAGGAAAACACCATTACACTATACCTTACCGATAAGGAACGGTCTGGATGGGCGACATCGGATAGGATTGGTTTCAGTGGTACCATGGACTTACCCGATGGAAAGCAACTTTCCCTGCTAGTGGAAAAAGATTTTGTATGCTTGGATGAGACTATTGAAGATCAATCGGACAATTACCCCAACCCAAAAAGCGACACTACCAAATGCTGA
- a CDS encoding carboxylesterase/lipase family protein, protein MKLKELLFLSLVVIGMSSLLAQTEVVTGADVAVTDTESGKVRGFIQNGIYTYKGIPYATAERFMPAKKVEPWEGVRSSTMYGPVAPLMTPTTQVQDEPEFVFDHDWGYTSEDCLRLNVWTPSIDDDKKRPVLFWMHGGGFTAGSSQELPSYDGENLSNKGDVVVVSINHRLNILGFLDLSAYNNRYKESANNSMLDIVAALEWVKANISNFGGDPNNITIFGQSGGGAKVNTLMAMPRAKGLFHKAINQSGSFRGSLSKKETTRAIAAEVLNQLSLSEDQVDSLQTIPFDKLSAAGTAALQKVAEQMNAKGVVPVGLSLNWGPSMDGNVLPHDLMSDEAFELSKDIPLMLGTTKNEFTPFMNGRFFQASEEEVMAHIKETYKDRADDYVAAVKKAYPNDTRPSDLLDIDATFRPGAVFQADTKSELNNGAPVYMFMFTWQSPVFDGKYKALHCMELPFVFDNIERARQMTGGGQEAHVLADKMSSAWINFAKTGNPNHNGLPQWPEYDPKSTSTMFFDNACEVKPQHDKEFLALMAEM, encoded by the coding sequence ATGAAATTAAAAGAATTACTTTTTTTATCCCTAGTTGTAATTGGGATGAGTTCTTTACTGGCACAAACTGAAGTTGTAACCGGAGCAGATGTTGCGGTGACCGATACCGAATCGGGGAAAGTCCGTGGATTTATCCAAAACGGAATTTATACCTACAAAGGGATTCCCTACGCAACCGCAGAACGCTTTATGCCAGCAAAAAAAGTGGAACCTTGGGAAGGGGTAAGAAGTTCAACAATGTACGGCCCGGTTGCTCCCTTAATGACACCGACTACACAGGTTCAGGATGAGCCTGAATTTGTTTTTGACCACGATTGGGGCTACACCAGCGAAGATTGTCTTCGTCTTAACGTTTGGACCCCGAGCATTGATGATGATAAAAAAAGACCCGTACTTTTTTGGATGCACGGTGGTGGATTTACCGCAGGATCTAGCCAGGAACTGCCATCGTATGATGGAGAAAACCTTAGTAATAAGGGAGATGTTGTCGTAGTTTCCATTAATCATAGATTAAACATATTAGGTTTTCTGGATCTATCCGCCTATAACAATAGGTACAAGGAATCGGCCAATAACAGTATGTTGGACATTGTTGCCGCTTTGGAATGGGTAAAAGCCAATATTTCCAACTTTGGCGGAGACCCAAACAATATCACGATTTTTGGTCAGTCCGGGGGAGGAGCCAAAGTAAATACATTGATGGCCATGCCAAGGGCCAAGGGATTGTTCCACAAGGCGATAAATCAAAGTGGTTCGTTCAGGGGTAGCCTATCAAAAAAAGAAACCACAAGAGCCATTGCAGCCGAGGTGTTGAACCAACTTTCGTTGTCCGAAGACCAAGTGGACAGTCTTCAAACCATCCCGTTTGATAAATTAAGCGCAGCGGGAACCGCAGCCTTGCAAAAAGTAGCCGAGCAAATGAATGCAAAAGGTGTTGTCCCTGTGGGGTTGAGCCTCAATTGGGGACCAAGTATGGATGGGAATGTGCTACCACACGATTTAATGTCCGACGAAGCATTCGAACTTTCCAAGGATATCCCCTTGATGTTGGGAACCACCAAAAATGAATTTACACCATTTATGAACGGACGTTTTTTCCAAGCATCTGAAGAAGAAGTGATGGCGCATATCAAAGAAACCTACAAGGACAGGGCAGACGATTATGTGGCCGCGGTTAAAAAAGCATATCCAAACGACACCAGACCATCCGACCTGTTGGACATAGATGCCACATTTAGGCCAGGGGCCGTTTTCCAGGCCGACACAAAGTCAGAATTGAACAACGGGGCACCCGTTTATATGTTTATGTTTACATGGCAATCCCCAGTTTTTGATGGGAAGTATAAAGCCCTGCATTGCATGGAACTTCCTTTTGTTTTTGATAATATTGAACGTGCCCGACAAATGACGGGTGGTGGACAGGAAGCCCATGTACTTGCCGATAAAATGAGCAGTGCCTGGATCAATTTTGCCAAG